Proteins encoded together in one Lathyrus oleraceus cultivar Zhongwan6 chromosome 5, CAAS_Psat_ZW6_1.0, whole genome shotgun sequence window:
- the LOC127084663 gene encoding transcription factor MYB80 produces MGRIPCCEKDNVKRGQWTPEEDNKLTSYIAQHGTRNWRLIPKNAGLQRCGKSCRLRWTNYLRPDLKHGHFSDAEEQTIVKLHSVFGNRWSLIAAQLPGRTDNDVKNHWNTKLKKKLSGMGIDPVTHKPFSHLMAEIATTLAPPQAAHLAEAALGCFKDEVLHLLTRKPIDYQGQHSNAGLANSITDYFTCKPEEREDTVEKIKFDLSKAVQQEHEMMPSNKLWDSTAATSASFAMPYSIFPTMSGFQFSPSCFGNKGDASPWSQSLCTGSTCTAIDQQSQFHEKLEEENGDDSEATKEIRNLSNIFNSDCIVWDLPADDLVNPVI; encoded by the exons ATGGGGCGTATTCCATGCTGTGAGAAGGACAATGTGAAGAGAGGTCAGTGGACACCTGAGGAAGATAACAAGCTCACTTCTTACATTGCTCAACACGGTACTCGCAACTGGCGCCTCATTCCTAAGAATGCTG GCCTTCAGAGATGTGGAAAGAGTTGCAGGCTAAGGTGGACTAACTATCTTCGTCCTGATCTTAAACATGGACATTTCTCGGATGCAGAAGAGCAAACCATTGTGAAGCTTCATTCTGTTTTTGGTAACAG ATGGTCACTGATAGCAGCCCAGCTGCCAGGACGCACCGACAATGATGTCAAAAACCATTGGAACACCAAGCTGAAAAAGAAACTGTCAGGCATGGGTATAGACCCTGTCACCCACAAGCCATTCTCTCATCTAATGGCTGAAATTGCTACAACATTGGCACCCCCACAGGCAGCTCACCTAGCTGAAGCAGCTCTTGGTTGTTTCAAAGATGAGGTGCTTCACCTTCTTACCAGGAAGCCGATTGACTATCAGGGCCAACATTCTAATGCCGGACTGGCTAATAGCATCACCGACTACTTCACGTGTAAGCCAGAAGAAAGGGAAGATACTGTTGAGAAGATTAAGTTTGACCTATCAAAGGCCGTGCAACAAGAACATGAAATGATGCCCTCAAATAAACTTTGGGACTCCACTGCAGCTACATCTGCAAGTTTTGCAATGCCATACAGTATTTTCCCTACAATGTCTGGGTTTCAATTCAGCCCCTCATGTTTTGGAAATAAAGGGGATGCATCACCATGGAGCCAGAGTTTATGTACTGGAAGCACATGCACAGCCATAGATCAGCAAAGCCAGTTCCATGAAAAACTCGAAGAGGAAAATGGGGATGATTCTGAGGCTACAAAAGAAATTAGAAATCTATCCAATATATTCAACTCAGACTGCATCGTGTGGGATTTACCAGCTGATGATTTAGTTAACCCCGTGATATAA